The Pseudalkalibacillus hwajinpoensis nucleotide sequence AAAAGGTTACAGTGCTTATCGAGCCTAATCGCCCACTTCCGCTTTACAGAAAAGGAGTTAATGATGAAGAATCGTGCTGTTGTACCGTTAGTTGAAGGGGCTGCGCTTGCGGCTGTGTTTGCTGTTTTATTTTTGGTAACGATGTATGTACCCGTTGTTGGTGTCATTACTTTATGGGCTCTTCCAGTGCCGTTTATTTTAATGGTAGTTCGGAATGGGTTGAAGAGTGGATTGGTGATGTGGGCCGTCACTATTGTTATTGGGGTATTAACAGCTGGTATACCTTCGTTTGCTTTTACCTTAGTATTTAGTCTTGGTGGTTTAACTGCAGGGTACTTATATTATCTTCGTAAATCTGCGCTTGCTGTTTTACTTGGAAGTACCATTGCTTATGTTGTTGGTTTGGTTATCATTTTCATTTCAAGTATTTTACTTATTGGTCAAAATCCAGCAGATTTATCTATGGAAATGATGAATCAATCTTTTCAACAGGCTGAGTCAATGGCGAAAGCTTTAGGAGGGAATTCGGATCAAATTGCTCAGGCTAGGGAGCAAATTAGTTTAATTCGATATCTTATCCCAACTGTTCTTGTATTAATGGGGGCAGTTATTGCGCTTATATCTCAACTTATTTCAGTGCCGATTTTAAAGAGGGTAGGAAATTTTCATCCACCAGTCTTTCCACCAATCCGAGAATGGTCATTTCCGAAGAGTTTTTTATGGTATTATTTAGTTGTTACTATTGTTATGATGGTAGGATTAGAAGAAGGATCTGCTGTATTTGTTGCATCCATTAACGTTTACTTAATACTCAACGCACTGATATTTGTTCAGGGGCTTGCAGTCATTTACTTTTTTAGCCATCAAAAGGGGTGGCCCATCGTCGTGCCAATTCTGTTAACGGTTCTTGGCTTCGCACTAACATCATTTATTGTTATTATTGGAATCATTGATCTTGGTTTCGAATTGCGAAGGAGAATGAAATCATAGGTAGGAGCTGAAAGTATGCCAAAGTTTTTAACGAAACGGTGGCATGGTTATCATGTGGTAGCCTTGTTCGTCATTTCCATCCTGTTTATCGGCATCATCACCTATTACAACTGGATATTAGGGGTTGGAAGCGTAGTGGTCATGACGCTTCTTGTTTATACAGCGATTCGAGCTGAATCTTTATTTCAAGCTGCACTCAGGGATTACGTATCAACTCTGTCTCACCGTGTGAAGAAGGTGGGAGACGAGGCTCTGATGGAGATGCCTTTTGGAATATTGCTGTATGATGAGGATTATCACATCGAATGGACCAATCCATATTTGCCTATCATGATGGAGAAAGAGCAATTGATAGGACTTTCGTTGAATGATATATCGGAGCAAATTATTCCCTTTTTGAAGTCAGAAGCGAATGAAGAAATTTTAACGATCCATGATCGTAAGTACAAAACGTATTTCAAACAAGAAGAAAGACTTCTCTATTTCTTCGATGTGAGTGAAAAGGTAGAAATACAACGTCTTTATAGCGAAGAAAAAACGGTTGTTGGGATTGTTTATCTGGATAACTATGAAGAAGTAACCCAGGGACTTGGCGATCAGGTGCGTAGTAACTTAAACAGCTCTGTTACCTCGATTCTGAATAACTGGGCTGATGAGCAGGGAATATTCTTGAAGCGAAGTTCATCTGAGAAATTCTTTGCTGTATTAAACCAAAAGATCCTTCAGGATTTGGAGAAAAATAAATTCTCTATCCTTGATGAGGTGCGTGAAGCTACTTCGAAAGAGAACATTTCCATTACATTGAGTATTGGTATTGGTAGTGGTCACAGTACACTTACAGAACTTGGTCAATTAGCTCAGTCTAGTCTTGATTTAGCGCTTGGACGTGGTGGTGACCAGGTGGCGATTAAGCAGACAACCGGGAAAGTGAAGTTCTATGGAGGAAAGACCAATCCGATTGAAAAGCGGACAAGGGTTCGAGCACGAGTTATTTCTCA carries:
- a CDS encoding YybS family protein; the encoded protein is MKNRAVVPLVEGAALAAVFAVLFLVTMYVPVVGVITLWALPVPFILMVVRNGLKSGLVMWAVTIVIGVLTAGIPSFAFTLVFSLGGLTAGYLYYLRKSALAVLLGSTIAYVVGLVIIFISSILLIGQNPADLSMEMMNQSFQQAESMAKALGGNSDQIAQAREQISLIRYLIPTVLVLMGAVIALISQLISVPILKRVGNFHPPVFPPIREWSFPKSFLWYYLVVTIVMMVGLEEGSAVFVASINVYLILNALIFVQGLAVIYFFSHQKGWPIVVPILLTVLGFALTSFIVIIGIIDLGFELRRRMKS